The proteins below come from a single Synechococcales cyanobacterium T60_A2020_003 genomic window:
- a CDS encoding BMC domain-containing protein: protein MPEAVGVIQTLGFPAVLAAADAMVKAAQVTLVHYDLAERANFMVAIRGSVQEVRTAVDAGVEAAQKCFGGVVEHYYIVPNPPENVVAVLPIEYTEDVEQFRFL, encoded by the coding sequence ATGCCAGAGGCTGTAGGGGTTATTCAAACATTAGGGTTTCCTGCCGTTTTGGCAGCAGCAGATGCCATGGTCAAGGCGGCGCAAGTGACGCTTGTTCACTATGATCTTGCAGAACGTGCCAACTTTATGGTTGCCATTCGGGGCAGTGTCCAAGAAGTTCGCACAGCAGTGGATGCAGGCGTAGAGGCCGCTCAGAAGTGTTTTGGTGGTGTCGTTGAGCACTACTACATCGTGCCGAATCCCCCTGAAAATGTTGTGGCGGTACTTCCCATTGAGTACACCGAGGACGTGGAGCAATTCCGATTTTTGTGA